Proteins from a single region of Bradyrhizobium diazoefficiens:
- a CDS encoding YciI family protein gives MSTDTYLAVFLGSKNSPKWAAWNAMSDAERKAKEMEGMAAWKGWVEKHQGAIQAMGGPLGKTKRVDGTGVADIANEMGAFTVVRAASHEAAAKMFENHPHFAIFPGERVEIMPVLPIPGG, from the coding sequence ATGAGCACCGATACCTATCTCGCCGTCTTCCTCGGCAGCAAGAACAGTCCGAAATGGGCTGCGTGGAATGCGATGTCCGACGCCGAGCGCAAGGCGAAGGAGATGGAGGGCATGGCGGCCTGGAAGGGCTGGGTCGAGAAACACCAGGGTGCGATCCAGGCCATGGGCGGTCCGCTCGGCAAGACCAAGCGGGTCGACGGCACGGGCGTCGCCGACATCGCCAACGAGATGGGCGCCTTCACGGTCGTCCGCGCCGCCTCGCACGAGGCGGCCGCCAAGATGTTCGAGAACCACCCGCATTTTGCGATCTTCCCCGGCGAGCGCGTCGAGATCATGCCGGTGCTGCCGATCCCGGGCGGCTAG